From the Chloroherpetonaceae bacterium genome, the window TCCACTTTGCCAATCGTTACAGTAATCGTTCCATCTTGCTCAATTCGAAGCCACGCATTTGGCTCGAAGCTGCTCTGGTCAGATGTCTCCGCAAAAATCTGGTGTTTGTCATCTGGCAAGAGATGAAAGCCCAACACCAGACCCGCTCCAGCTGCGGACAGCACTTTTAGCACTGTGCGTCTTGAGACGCCGGTCGGGTTCAGCTCTTTGGCATTCATTTCAGTCCTCCTTTCTGGTGCAGCCGTGCGGCTCGATGAATGGCTGCGCGAATGCGTTGATATGTGCCGCAGCGGCAGAGCACGCCACTCATTGCCTCGTCAATATCTTGGTCGGTGGGAATTGGTTTTTCATTTAGCAGCCCTGCTGCGGTCATAATTTGCCCGGGCTGGCAGTATCCGCACTGTGCCACATCTTCTTCAATCCATGCCTGCTGCAATGCTGTCAGCCCTGATTCAGCCAGTCCTTCAATCGTGGTAATGCGTTTGCCTGCGACCATTTCAACAGGGCGTGAGCAGGACTTTGCTGCCTCTCCCTCAATTAGCACGGTGCATGCCCCACAGTAACCTTTGCCGCAGCCGTATTTTGTGCCTGTTAGCCCTAATACATCACGCAGCACCCAGAGCAGCGGCATATCTGGGTCCAATTTCAAAGTATAAGATTGACGATTAACTGTTAGCGTAAATGATTTCATTGTGCAGCCTGAATCAATGAGCGAGATAAAGTGTAGTAACAGGAAGATAAACAAGTTTAGGTAAGGCGCAAATCGGCTATGCGCCGCATGTTCTGTTCTTCGCTTCCTTGCTACAGTGTGCTTACACCGTTTGCGCCAAGTATGCAGGCAGCCAGACAGAGAAGGTTGTGCCTTCTTTTGGAATAGAGTTGCAGATGATTACCCCACGATGGCTTTTTACGACGCCCTGTGCCATAGACAGCCCTAAGCCTGCACGGGGCATTTCTTTTGTGCTGAAAAAGGGTTCAAAAATTTTGCTTTGATGTTCTGCTGCAATTCCAATGCCATTATCGCTGATTGCTAAGCACACAAAAGGATTATTGTCTGGCAATACGAAGCTGTGCGCTTCTTTTTCGCTTAGTCGGCTCGAGAAAGTAGAGAGTTGAATTTTACCACGAAAACCGCTTTGTTTGGTAGCTTTTTCTTCAATTGCTTCCAGAGCATTCAGAAAGAGATTTAGAATTACTTGCTTGAGCTGCACTCTATCGCCTTGCACTGCAGGCAAGTTCGCTGAGAAGGCACATTCTATCACGACTCGATCGCTCTGCACTGTTTCGCTCATCTCGTCCAAGACCTCTTTGGCTAGTGCGTTCAGGTTCACCGGCTCAATATGTAATCGCCCTTGACCTGTGTAGCCTACAAGCTGGCTTGTGAGCATCGCTGCACGCATTGCACTTTCCTCAATGCGGCGCAGCCGAGTTTGCACGTTGCTCTGCGAGGATTTTTCAATTTCCATCTGCAAGAGACTGAGGTTGCCTAAAATTGCAGCCAGAATGTTGTTATAGTTATGCGCCATTCCGCTGGCAATTTTCCTGAGCGCATCTTCCCGCTGTTCCTGTATGAGTTTCTGCAACACATATTCTGCCTCAATTTGGCGTGCCCCTTTCAGTGTTAGGTCATAGAAGACCATCACGGCGCCGACCACTTCTCCTTCTCTGCTATAAATCGGTGCGGCACTATCGACGATAGGGGTTTCAGCCCCATTGCGACTAACTAGGCGCGTTTTAGGTGGCACTTGCACCGTTCGCTTTTCTCGAAGCGCTGTAATCAGGGGCGGCTCAATACGCTGGTGCGACCGCTCCTCGACCAACTTCATCACTTCATCTACTGGGCGATAGAAGGCATCGCTTCGTTTCCAACCTGTCAGCCGCTCCGCTTCATCGTTCATAATTTGAACGCAGGCTTGCTTGTCGACAGCCACCAACCCTTCTGGAATGCTCATCAAAGTATCTTCTAACAAATCCCGTTTGCGATATACTTGCACCTCGCTCTGGAAACGCATCATTGCAATTTCCAGCGCCGCACAGAGCTCTGCAT encodes:
- a CDS encoding (2Fe-2S)-binding protein, giving the protein MKSFTLTVNRQSYTLKLDPDMPLLWVLRDVLGLTGTKYGCGKGYCGACTVLIEGEAAKSCSRPVEMVAGKRITTIEGLAESGLTALQQAWIEEDVAQCGYCQPGQIMTAAGLLNEKPIPTDQDIDEAMSGVLCRCGTYQRIRAAIHRAARLHQKGGLK
- a CDS encoding response regulator: MTQSASSITPAKKKVLIVEDEAIVAMHLSELLASRGYDVAGIAASAEAALEKYAQSKPDVVLMDITIKGKMDGVMVAEKILAEKTAPVVFLTAHADDDTLRRVQAVSPYGFILKPFKDAELCAALEIAMMRFQSEVQVYRKRDLLEDTLMSIPEGLVAVDKQACVQIMNDEAERLTGWKRSDAFYRPVDEVMKLVEERSHQRIEPPLITALREKRTVQVPPKTRLVSRNGAETPIVDSAAPIYSREGEVVGAVMVFYDLTLKGARQIEAEYVLQKLIQEQREDALRKIASGMAHNYNNILAAILGNLSLLQMEIEKSSQSNVQTRLRRIEESAMRAAMLTSQLVGYTGQGRLHIEPVNLNALAKEVLDEMSETVQSDRVVIECAFSANLPAVQGDRVQLKQVILNLFLNALEAIEEKATKQSGFRGKIQLSTFSSRLSEKEAHSFVLPDNNPFVCLAISDNGIGIAAEHQSKIFEPFFSTKEMPRAGLGLSMAQGVVKSHRGVIICNSIPKEGTTFSVWLPAYLAQTV